In one window of bacterium DNA:
- the fabZ gene encoding 3-hydroxyacyl-ACP dehydratase FabZ translates to MSEERLSGGSAFLADGADIVQLMEYLPHRYPFLLVDRVIEYEEDARIVGLKNVTLNEPFFQGHFPGRPVMPGVLILEALAQLSGLILLKKPEDRGKVGLFLAVDKARFRRMVIPGDQLRLESDVIRQRRILLQVRTRALVGEELACEAEMMFKIME, encoded by the coding sequence ATGAGTGAGGAGCGCCTGTCCGGCGGTTCGGCCTTTCTGGCCGACGGCGCCGATATCGTCCAGCTTATGGAGTACCTTCCCCACCGGTATCCCTTTCTCCTGGTGGATCGGGTCATCGAATACGAAGAAGACGCCAGAATCGTGGGCTTGAAGAACGTGACCCTGAACGAGCCGTTCTTCCAGGGGCATTTCCCGGGGCGTCCGGTCATGCCCGGAGTTCTGATCCTCGAAGCCCTGGCCCAGCTTTCCGGTCTGATCCTTCTCAAGAAACCCGAGGATCGGGGCAAGGTCGGCCTCTTCCTGGCCGTGGACAAGGCCCGCTTCCGCCGGATGGTGATCCCCGGCGACCAGCTTCGCCTGGAATCGGACGTCATCCGCCAGCGCCGCATTCTCCTTCAGGTCCGGACCCGGGCCCTGGTCGGAGAAGAGCTGGCCTGCGAGGCCGAGATGATGTTCAAGATCATGGAGTGA
- the lpxC gene encoding UDP-3-O-acyl-N-acetylglucosamine deacetylase yields MPPGRRQTLGSPVGMRGIGVHTGRPCRMRLEPAPPGTGTVFVREDLPGSPAVPALLSAVVSSDRGTTLGLPGGARILTVEHLLAALAGAEIDDVLVLLDGPELPIGDGSARPYLDLIGAAGVAGCPGTREPLAVESAVFWERGESLLAAFPGEGLRVAAAVSFPRLPPQYLSLSLDPEVFRDEVAPARTFGMLEEAEALFERGLALGSGLENTVVLDGEVVISKEGLRFPDEFVRHKILDLVGDLALLGRPLRGTVVALRPGHAHNLALASKILEADNE; encoded by the coding sequence ATGCCGCCAGGGCGCCGACAGACGCTTGGTTCTCCCGTCGGGATGAGGGGGATCGGAGTCCATACCGGACGACCCTGCCGGATGCGTCTCGAACCCGCCCCCCCGGGGACGGGGACGGTCTTCGTCCGCGAAGATCTGCCCGGATCGCCCGCCGTCCCCGCGCTGCTCTCCGCGGTGGTTTCCTCCGATCGGGGAACGACCCTGGGGCTCCCCGGGGGCGCCCGGATCCTCACGGTCGAACACCTCCTGGCCGCTCTGGCCGGAGCGGAGATCGACGACGTCCTCGTTCTCCTCGACGGGCCGGAGCTGCCGATCGGCGACGGCAGCGCCCGGCCCTACCTCGATCTGATCGGGGCAGCCGGCGTAGCCGGCTGCCCGGGTACCCGGGAGCCGCTCGCGGTCGAGTCGGCGGTTTTTTGGGAACGGGGGGAAAGTCTGCTGGCGGCTTTTCCCGGGGAGGGCCTGCGGGTGGCGGCGGCGGTCTCGTTCCCCCGCCTTCCCCCCCAGTACCTCTCCCTGTCCCTGGACCCGGAGGTATTCCGGGACGAAGTGGCTCCGGCCCGCACCTTCGGAATGCTGGAGGAGGCCGAGGCTCTCTTCGAGCGGGGCCTAGCCCTGGGGAGCGGCCTGGAGAACACGGTGGTCTTGGACGGCGAGGTCGTGATCTCCAAGGAAGGGCTGAGGTTCCCCGATGAATTCGTCCGGCACAAGATCCTCGATCTGGTCGGGGATCTGGCGTTATTGGGCCGTCCCTTGCGCGGGACGGTGGTGGCCTTGAGGCCGGGGCACGCTCATAACCTGGCCCTGGCCTCGAAAATATTGGAGGCAGACAATGAGTGA
- a CDS encoding OmpH family outer membrane protein has protein sequence MTRMRTLAIALGGVLGFAAAAAAAEGTGRVGWVDTERVFKEYYRTEEMLGESSPLVREKERTEAKIEEVRAGIEAMERDLEQKALLLNETALAKKKEAIFREQLTLRQLVREAEVQLQGRIMEVTQELSEEIQAKIAVFAREQGYSYILRGEVLFYKDPALEITDQVLEVINRPAPPPAQ, from the coding sequence ATGACCCGGATGCGCACGCTCGCGATCGCACTGGGGGGGGTACTGGGCTTCGCCGCCGCGGCCGCCGCCGCGGAGGGTACCGGCCGGGTGGGGTGGGTGGATACCGAGAGGGTTTTCAAGGAATACTACCGGACCGAGGAGATGCTGGGCGAATCGAGCCCCCTGGTCCGCGAGAAGGAACGGACCGAGGCGAAAATAGAAGAGGTGCGGGCCGGCATCGAGGCCATGGAGCGCGATCTCGAACAGAAAGCGCTTCTCCTCAACGAGACGGCCCTGGCCAAAAAGAAGGAAGCCATCTTCCGGGAGCAGCTCACGCTCCGGCAGCTCGTCCGCGAGGCCGAAGTACAGCTGCAGGGGCGGATCATGGAGGTGACCCAGGAGCTTTCCGAGGAGATCCAGGCGAAGATAGCGGTCTTCGCCCGGGAGCAGGGCTACAGCTACATCCTCAGGGGGGAGGTCCTGTTTTACAAGGACCCCGCGCTGGAAATCACCGATCAGGTGCTGGAGGTGATCAACCGGCCGGCGCCGCCGCCCGCGCAGTAG
- the bamA gene encoding outer membrane protein assembly factor BamA: MRPSANNPLAGAVLLIFVAGLFGAFPPPARSAREKTVTAVAVAGNRRLAASSILARVKTRAGEPYSQETVNADLKRLSEWGPFSSVRFDVEEETPGAVEVTIVVEERPLVNKVYYEGNREFDADDLAEETATAPGKILDQAVLKKDEEKIVELYRKEGYLNAAVETQVKPIPDTGEVTVFFNISEGDEVRISEIVFDGARAIKPGDLEDVMQTTAKSFPFHSGILTASEFDLDQERIILYYREHGYLDARILDVDYDYTPDGRRLKLVIHLEEGEQYHTGQVTVRGNERFSAEELQGRLTMIDGTVFSPMSLRNDYRSLLDFYQSRGYMDADIRPVQSYNPATERMDLTYQISEGDISFIDRIDIEGNEITKDVVIRREMGVRPGDVYDGVRVRRSRERLLNLGYFETVVIDQVPARDPGQKDLVVKVTEKKTGQFMFGFGYSSIDDFIGYAEISQSNVDILNPANGFMGGGQKLRLRGELGTERSLYELSFTEPWLFGIPLSAGFDVYRRDRAWSEYDESRKGFDLRFRRRLFWIVQGGVIYRLEQVDISDIADGAFPELYLEEGKNWISSIVPSLSTDTRDSFLIPTRGTKNVLACELAGGVLGGSKDYVKTTYDFSYYLELWWPTWVLAFKMRAGTASAYGDTDVVPIYERFYLGGGNSIRGFRYREVGPFYQDPDDGDYEPIGGDSMLMGTFELTFPIIEMVRGALFCDIGNVWVDSQWTEEGVGWPATEDFDILSGDWFKTLNSGAGIGLRLYLPIGPIKLDYGWPLRTGPDGWNDTGGRFHFNIGYEW; encoded by the coding sequence ATGCGGCCGTCGGCGAATAACCCGTTGGCGGGGGCGGTGTTGCTCATCTTCGTCGCGGGCCTGTTCGGCGCCTTCCCGCCGCCGGCCCGGTCCGCGCGGGAAAAAACGGTGACCGCGGTCGCGGTCGCCGGGAACCGGCGCCTGGCCGCTTCTTCGATCCTGGCCCGGGTCAAGACCCGCGCCGGAGAACCCTATTCCCAGGAGACGGTCAACGCCGATCTGAAGCGCCTGAGCGAATGGGGCCCGTTTTCCTCGGTGCGCTTCGATGTCGAGGAAGAGACGCCGGGCGCTGTCGAAGTCACGATCGTGGTCGAGGAACGACCGCTGGTGAACAAGGTCTATTACGAGGGGAACCGCGAGTTCGACGCCGACGACCTGGCCGAGGAGACCGCGACCGCCCCCGGAAAGATCCTCGACCAGGCCGTCCTCAAGAAAGACGAGGAGAAGATCGTCGAGCTCTACCGCAAGGAAGGGTACCTCAACGCGGCGGTGGAGACCCAGGTCAAACCGATACCGGACACCGGCGAGGTCACCGTCTTCTTCAACATCTCCGAGGGGGACGAAGTCCGGATCAGCGAAATCGTCTTCGACGGGGCCCGGGCGATCAAGCCCGGCGACCTCGAAGACGTCATGCAGACCACCGCCAAGTCCTTCCCCTTCCACTCCGGGATTCTGACGGCTTCGGAGTTCGACCTGGACCAGGAACGGATCATCCTCTACTACCGCGAGCACGGGTACCTGGACGCCAGGATCCTCGACGTCGACTACGATTACACCCCCGACGGCCGCCGCCTGAAGCTGGTCATCCATCTCGAGGAGGGGGAGCAGTACCACACCGGGCAGGTGACCGTCCGCGGCAACGAACGGTTCTCCGCCGAGGAGCTGCAGGGGCGCCTGACCATGATCGACGGCACCGTCTTCTCCCCCATGTCCCTGCGCAACGATTACCGATCCCTGCTCGATTTCTACCAGTCCCGCGGTTACATGGACGCCGACATCCGTCCCGTCCAGTCCTATAACCCCGCCACCGAACGGATGGACCTGACCTACCAGATCTCGGAAGGGGATATTTCCTTCATCGACCGGATCGATATCGAGGGCAACGAGATCACCAAGGACGTGGTCATCCGCCGGGAAATGGGGGTGCGGCCCGGAGACGTCTATGACGGGGTTCGGGTGCGCCGCAGCCGGGAGAGGCTGCTTAACCTGGGCTATTTCGAAACGGTGGTCATCGACCAGGTCCCCGCCCGTGATCCGGGGCAGAAGGACCTGGTGGTCAAGGTGACCGAGAAGAAGACCGGGCAGTTCATGTTCGGTTTCGGTTACAGCTCCATCGACGACTTTATCGGTTATGCCGAAATCTCCCAGAGCAACGTCGATATCCTCAACCCCGCCAACGGCTTCATGGGGGGAGGACAGAAACTGCGCCTGCGCGGCGAACTGGGCACGGAACGGAGCCTCTACGAGCTGAGTTTCACCGAACCCTGGCTCTTCGGAATCCCGCTCTCGGCCGGTTTCGACGTCTATCGGCGCGACCGGGCCTGGAGCGAATACGACGAATCCCGCAAGGGCTTCGACCTGCGTTTCCGCCGCCGCCTCTTCTGGATCGTCCAGGGGGGGGTGATCTACCGACTCGAGCAGGTGGACATCTCCGACATCGCCGACGGGGCTTTCCCCGAACTGTACCTGGAGGAGGGGAAGAACTGGATCAGCTCCATCGTCCCCTCGCTTTCCACCGATACCCGCGACAGCTTCCTCATCCCCACCCGCGGCACCAAAAACGTTCTCGCCTGCGAACTCGCCGGAGGAGTCCTGGGGGGGAGCAAGGATTACGTCAAGACCACCTACGATTTCAGTTATTACCTCGAACTCTGGTGGCCCACATGGGTGCTGGCGTTCAAGATGAGAGCCGGGACCGCCTCTGCCTACGGAGATACCGACGTCGTGCCCATCTACGAACGGTTCTACCTGGGCGGCGGCAATTCCATCCGGGGGTTCCGTTACCGGGAGGTGGGGCCGTTCTACCAGGATCCCGACGACGGCGACTACGAGCCGATCGGCGGCGATTCGATGCTGATGGGAACGTTCGAGCTGACCTTCCCCATCATCGAAATGGTGAGGGGAGCCCTCTTCTGCGACATCGGAAACGTCTGGGTGGATTCGCAATGGACCGAGGAAGGCGTCGGGTGGCCCGCGACCGAGGATTTCGACATTCTCAGCGGGGACTGGTTCAAAACCCTGAACTCCGGAGCCGGGATCGGACTGCGGCTCTATCTCCCCATCGGCCCCATCAAACTCGATTACGGTTGGCCGCTCCGAACCGGTCCCGACGGCTGGAACGACACCGGCGGCCGGTTCCATTTCAACATCGGTTACGAATGGTAG
- the dnaB gene encoding replicative DNA helicase, which produces MEDQGQASFPQGREVPHSRETEMGVLAAMLLDKDVIPRVVEKVDAGCFYLDPHRAIFEAVVALADRGKPVDLLTLTEHLKSAGSLDRVGGGAFLSTLFNYLPTTAHLDAYLEIIQEKALLRSLGNIATDIVTSCHCRGVASEEVLDNAEKRIFELTQRRLRDTMVPMRVLVKRAMEQVESLQRSAGMLTGVGTGFKTIDSMTCGLQPSDLVVLAARPSMGKTALALNIAEHAAVRDKVPVGIFSLEMSRQQLVMRLLCAHARVNAQNLRQGFLSQQGLEKLVHACSALSDAPIYIDDNPGMNNLEIRAKARIMKAKFDVGLIVIDYLQLMQAAGTRPDSRQQEVSDISRSLKALARELDIPVLVLSQLNREAEGRRDHKPMLSDLRESGAIEQDADVVFLLMRPAVYPDLMDNRPEDKNLAYLNLAKQRNGPTGERKLVFLEDYTRFEEYAAVGE; this is translated from the coding sequence ATGGAAGACCAGGGACAGGCATCCTTCCCCCAGGGCAGGGAAGTGCCGCACAGCCGGGAGACGGAGATGGGCGTCCTGGCGGCGATGCTGCTGGACAAGGACGTTATCCCCCGGGTGGTGGAGAAGGTCGACGCCGGCTGTTTCTACCTCGACCCCCACCGCGCCATCTTCGAAGCGGTGGTGGCGTTGGCCGATCGGGGCAAACCCGTGGACCTGCTTACCCTGACCGAGCACCTCAAGTCGGCCGGGTCCCTGGATCGGGTCGGCGGGGGGGCGTTTCTCTCCACCCTCTTCAACTATCTCCCCACCACCGCCCACCTCGATGCCTATCTGGAAATCATCCAGGAAAAAGCCCTGTTGCGGAGCCTGGGAAACATCGCCACCGACATCGTCACCTCCTGTCACTGCCGGGGAGTCGCTTCCGAGGAGGTGCTCGACAACGCCGAAAAGAGGATTTTCGAGCTGACCCAGCGGCGTCTCCGCGACACCATGGTCCCGATGCGGGTTCTGGTGAAACGGGCGATGGAGCAGGTCGAAAGCCTCCAGCGCTCGGCGGGGATGCTCACGGGCGTCGGCACCGGGTTCAAGACCATCGACTCCATGACCTGCGGGCTCCAGCCCTCCGACCTGGTGGTGCTGGCCGCCCGTCCTTCGATGGGGAAGACCGCCCTCGCGCTCAATATCGCCGAGCATGCGGCCGTGCGCGACAAGGTTCCGGTGGGGATCTTCAGCCTGGAAATGTCGCGCCAGCAGCTGGTCATGAGGCTTCTGTGCGCCCACGCCCGGGTCAACGCCCAGAACCTGCGGCAGGGCTTCCTCTCCCAGCAGGGACTGGAAAAACTGGTTCACGCCTGCAGCGCCCTCTCGGATGCCCCGATCTACATCGACGACAACCCGGGGATGAACAACCTGGAGATCAGGGCCAAGGCCAGGATCATGAAGGCCAAGTTCGACGTCGGGCTGATCGTCATCGACTACCTCCAGCTGATGCAGGCGGCCGGAACCAGGCCCGACAGCCGCCAGCAGGAGGTTTCCGACATCTCCCGCTCGCTCAAGGCGCTGGCCCGGGAACTGGATATCCCCGTTCTGGTGCTCTCGCAGCTCAACCGGGAGGCGGAGGGCAGACGGGACCATAAACCCATGCTCTCCGACCTGAGGGAGTCGGGAGCGATCGAGCAGGACGCGGACGTGGTTTTTCTGCTGATGCGGCCCGCTGTCTACCCCGATCTTATGGACAACCGTCCCGAAGATAAGAATTTGGCCTACCTGAACCTGGCCAAGCAACGCAACGGACCCACCGGGGAGAGGAAACTTGTCTTTCTCGAGGATTATACCCGTTTTGAGGAATATGCGGCCGTCGGCGAATAA
- the rplI gene encoding 50S ribosomal protein L9 produces the protein MKVILTQDHPRLGEAGTVAEVAPGYARNYLFPRRLAQAVTDHAVKLQEQLRARRLKEAARRLDAARESAAKLSEVSITLTVAAGEEDRLFGSVTAGDIAEALAAEGYEVDRKQVLLEDPIKKLGIYTVPVRVAPDVNADVKIWVVKE, from the coding sequence ATGAAGGTTATTCTTACTCAGGACCACCCCCGGCTGGGCGAGGCCGGGACGGTGGCGGAGGTCGCTCCGGGGTATGCCCGGAACTACCTCTTCCCGCGCCGGCTCGCCCAGGCCGTAACCGACCACGCGGTCAAGCTGCAGGAACAGCTGCGGGCCCGGCGCTTGAAGGAGGCGGCCCGGCGCCTGGACGCGGCCCGGGAGTCGGCCGCCAAGCTCAGCGAGGTTTCGATCACCCTGACCGTGGCCGCGGGCGAAGAAGACCGGCTTTTCGGTTCCGTCACCGCGGGGGATATCGCGGAGGCGCTCGCCGCCGAGGGTTACGAAGTCGACCGCAAGCAGGTGCTGCTGGAGGATCCGATCAAGAAACTGGGCATCTACACGGTTCCGGTCCGGGTCGCTCCCGACGTGAACGCCGACGTCAAGATCTGGGTGGTCAAGGAGTAA
- a CDS encoding single-stranded DNA-binding protein — MVNVNNVILAGNLTRDPEVRYTPQGTAVCSFGLAVNHTYRSRDGEPREDVCFIEIETWGRQAENCGQYLKKGSPVLVEGRLKYHTWESQDGQKRSRHKVTALRVQFLSAGSGPGPKSGDDYPAPPTMHDEVYPDDGTGYTPPPGMAPDGGDDIPF, encoded by the coding sequence ATGGTAAATGTCAACAACGTGATCCTGGCCGGGAACCTGACCCGCGATCCCGAAGTCCGCTACACCCCCCAGGGGACGGCGGTATGTTCCTTCGGACTCGCCGTCAACCACACCTACCGTTCCCGCGACGGCGAACCCCGGGAAGATGTCTGCTTCATCGAGATCGAAACCTGGGGTCGCCAGGCGGAAAACTGCGGCCAGTACCTCAAGAAAGGCAGTCCGGTTCTGGTCGAAGGGCGCCTGAAATATCACACCTGGGAGAGCCAGGACGGGCAGAAGCGCAGCCGGCACAAGGTCACGGCCTTGCGGGTGCAGTTTCTCTCCGCCGGGTCGGGCCCGGGTCCGAAATCGGGTGACGACTATCCCGCGCCGCCGACCATGCACGACGAGGTCTATCCGGACGACGGGACCGGTTACACGCCTCCTCCGGGAATGGCCCCGGATGGAGGAGACGATATCCCCTTCTGA
- the rpsF gene encoding 30S ribosomal protein S6 produces MNHYEMVCILAPGEVGEDRPQPEEVVGNEIEKIGGKISSVHPMGRRRLAYPIGETADGVYLLVYFSADPAGLEPLRASMKLNSAVVRALILRAKAPVEVRIDEGAETRPSRPLRPLSRRDDEDESGSGDDEGDDDDDGRPPESDAE; encoded by the coding sequence TTGAACCACTATGAAATGGTATGTATCCTGGCCCCCGGCGAGGTCGGCGAGGACCGGCCCCAGCCGGAGGAAGTGGTCGGGAACGAGATCGAGAAGATCGGGGGGAAGATATCGTCGGTACACCCGATGGGCCGCCGGCGTTTAGCCTATCCTATCGGTGAAACCGCCGACGGCGTCTACCTGCTGGTGTACTTTTCCGCCGATCCCGCCGGTCTCGAACCGCTGCGCGCGAGCATGAAGCTCAATTCGGCCGTGGTCCGGGCTTTGATTTTAAGAGCCAAGGCTCCGGTCGAAGTCCGGATCGACGAGGGCGCGGAAACTCGCCCCTCCCGTCCCCTCCGGCCTTTGTCGCGCCGAGACGACGAGGACGAGTCCGGCTCCGGGGACGACGAGGGGGACGATGACGATGACGGAAGACCCCCGGAGTCCGATGCGGAATAG
- the pth gene encoding aminoacyl-tRNA hydrolase, producing MILKAIAGLGNPGERYRRTRHNAGFWLVDALAREGGISWKKRFRFAAWTGEGTWRGHRLILIKPAGFMNNSGPPLRTVIDYFKVPPTELLVAVDDVNLPAGRLRIRAGGGAGGHHGLESVIGTLGTREFPRLRIGIGGGARNDLTGHVLGEAGDEEIAVYRRAIERAVEAVGVVLEYGLEKAMSEYNPGPENGPGEEKGGAS from the coding sequence GTGATCTTGAAAGCAATCGCCGGTCTCGGCAACCCGGGCGAACGCTACCGGAGAACGCGGCACAACGCCGGCTTCTGGCTGGTGGACGCCCTGGCCCGGGAGGGGGGGATCTCCTGGAAGAAGCGTTTCCGCTTCGCCGCCTGGACCGGCGAGGGGACCTGGAGAGGCCACCGTTTGATTCTGATCAAGCCCGCGGGGTTCATGAACAACAGCGGCCCCCCCCTGCGGACCGTGATCGATTATTTCAAGGTGCCCCCGACGGAACTGCTGGTGGCCGTCGACGACGTGAACCTGCCGGCGGGCCGGCTGCGGATCCGCGCCGGCGGCGGCGCGGGAGGCCATCACGGTCTGGAATCGGTTATCGGGACGCTGGGGACCAGGGAATTCCCCCGGTTGAGAATCGGGATCGGGGGCGGGGCCCGGAACGACCTGACCGGGCACGTCCTGGGCGAGGCGGGGGATGAAGAGATCGCGGTCTACCGCCGGGCGATCGAGCGCGCCGTCGAGGCCGTGGGCGTCGTCCTCGAATACGGATTGGAAAAAGCCATGAGCGAGTACAACCCGGGGCCGGAAAACGGCCCGGGCGAAGAAAAAGGAGGAGCCAGTTGA
- a CDS encoding 50S ribosomal protein L25: protein MAEHAKLTAVARDLTGGSNPRRLRRQGLIPAVVYGGREGVRSVAVRDEDAVRAGVHENQLLELSLEGEAETLAMVKEVQLHYISHQILHIDLQRVAKGQQLTAEIPVVEVGEAIGVTRDGGILEHLLREIEVRCVPSDLPDEIRVDVSALEIGDVLTAGDLVLPDRVVLVTDPEQGVFTITTSRAAVAEEAEEGAEAAEGETPPPAEEEEAKS from the coding sequence ATGGCCGAACATGCCAAGCTCACAGCGGTCGCTCGCGACCTTACCGGGGGGAGCAACCCCCGCCGTCTCCGCCGCCAGGGACTGATTCCCGCCGTGGTTTACGGAGGCAGGGAAGGCGTCCGGTCCGTCGCCGTCAGGGACGAGGACGCGGTCCGCGCCGGCGTTCACGAAAACCAGCTTCTGGAACTGTCCCTGGAAGGCGAAGCCGAAACCCTGGCCATGGTCAAGGAGGTCCAGCTCCACTATATCTCTCACCAGATTCTCCACATCGACCTGCAGAGAGTCGCCAAGGGGCAGCAACTGACCGCCGAGATCCCGGTGGTCGAGGTCGGGGAAGCGATCGGGGTCACCCGTGACGGGGGCATCCTCGAACACCTGCTTCGGGAGATCGAGGTCCGCTGCGTTCCTTCCGATCTTCCCGACGAGATCAGAGTCGACGTCAGCGCCCTCGAGATCGGGGATGTCCTGACCGCGGGAGACCTCGTTCTGCCGGACCGGGTCGTCCTCGTCACCGACCCCGAACAGGGAGTCTTCACCATCACCACCAGCCGGGCGGCGGTAGCCGAGGAGGCCGAGGAAGGCGCCGAAGCCGCGGAAGGAGAAACCCCGCCGCCGGCGGAGGAGGAAGAAGCGAAGTCGTGA
- a CDS encoding ribose-phosphate pyrophosphokinase, translated as MRNHKLMIFTGNANPGLAARIAESIGVELSPAEVGRFPEGEVRVQISEPVRGGDVFLIQGTSPPTNENLMELLVMIDALKRASATRITAVLPFYGYGRQDRKDRPRVPISAKLVANLIVAAGADRLLTIDLHAPQIQGFFDIPVDHLYAAPVFIRHFRHAFAGGALNNLVVVSPDVGGIKIAKHFAKHLDRPLAVVDKRRLGDRHTEVRNVIGEVSGSDILVIDDLVSTGTSLATAIRTLKEKGARRISVAVTHPVLAGDAVAALLDSPMDDIWVTDTIPLKEDALGSDRFHVVSVAEMLGGAIRRIHDNTPISILFDHQE; from the coding sequence ATGAGAAACCACAAGCTCATGATCTTCACCGGGAACGCCAACCCGGGCCTGGCGGCCCGGATCGCCGAATCGATCGGAGTCGAGCTTTCTCCCGCCGAGGTCGGCCGGTTCCCGGAGGGCGAGGTCCGGGTCCAGATCTCCGAGCCGGTCCGCGGGGGAGACGTGTTCCTGATCCAGGGGACCTCGCCGCCCACCAACGAGAACCTGATGGAGCTGCTGGTGATGATCGATGCCCTCAAACGGGCTTCCGCCACCAGGATCACGGCGGTGCTGCCCTTTTACGGGTACGGCCGCCAGGACCGCAAGGATCGGCCCCGGGTTCCGATCAGCGCCAAGCTGGTCGCCAACCTGATCGTGGCGGCCGGGGCCGATCGACTTCTGACCATCGATCTGCACGCTCCCCAGATCCAGGGTTTCTTCGATATCCCCGTCGACCACCTCTACGCCGCTCCCGTCTTCATCCGCCATTTCCGCCACGCCTTCGCCGGGGGCGCCCTCAACAACCTGGTGGTGGTCTCGCCCGACGTCGGAGGCATCAAGATCGCCAAGCATTTCGCCAAGCACCTGGACCGGCCCCTGGCGGTGGTGGACAAACGGCGCCTCGGCGACCGCCATACCGAGGTCAGGAACGTGATCGGAGAAGTCTCCGGAAGCGATATCCTGGTGATCGACGACCTGGTTTCGACCGGCACCTCGCTGGCCACCGCCATCCGGACGCTCAAGGAGAAGGGAGCCCGTCGGATCTCGGTCGCGGTCACCCATCCGGTGCTGGCGGGCGATGCCGTCGCCGCCCTGCTCGATTCGCCCATGGACGATATCTGGGTCACCGACACCATCCCCCTCAAGGAGGACGCGCTCGGGTCCGACCGGTTTCACGTGGTTTCGGTCGCCGAGATGCTGGGGGGGGCGATCCGAAGGATTCACGACAATACCCCGATCAGCATTCTGTTCGATCATCAGGAATAA
- a CDS encoding NTP transferase domain-containing protein: MSKKNASSCACVILAAGEGKRMKSSLPKIAHLLGGRPLLAHVLDAAAAAGPSALLAVIPPRTPALEEILRGRAEAVIQDEKLGTGDALRRAAPRLRGLEGEVVVLCGDVPLIRPETVAGLLALHRERGWAATVLGSVVDVPRGYGRIVRGEDGLVRKIVEDVEADAAQKDIREINSGIYCFSSPAVWDVLEKIGNRNRQGEYYLTDAVHLLVNSGAPVGTMSVPASEILGVNSRRQLAEAEKVFQARACARLWENGVTVLCPETVYLEAGIEVGPDTVLGPFAAVETGAVIGRGCRLGPFVRVCAGEKIADGAVRSGAPANRGE, translated from the coding sequence ATGTCGAAGAAAAACGCCAGCAGCTGCGCCTGCGTCATTCTGGCCGCGGGGGAGGGGAAACGGATGAAGAGTTCCCTGCCCAAGATCGCCCACCTTCTGGGAGGGCGTCCCCTCCTGGCTCATGTTCTGGACGCGGCGGCGGCGGCCGGCCCTTCGGCTCTGTTGGCGGTGATCCCCCCCCGGACTCCCGCCCTCGAAGAGATACTGCGGGGCCGCGCCGAAGCGGTGATCCAGGACGAGAAGCTGGGAACGGGGGACGCGCTGCGCCGGGCGGCCCCCCGCCTTCGGGGGCTGGAGGGGGAGGTCGTGGTCCTCTGCGGGGATGTCCCGCTGATCCGTCCCGAAACCGTGGCCGGGCTCCTGGCTCTCCACCGGGAGCGGGGCTGGGCCGCCACCGTGCTCGGTTCCGTCGTCGACGTTCCCCGGGGATACGGCCGGATCGTCCGGGGGGAAGACGGTCTGGTCCGGAAGATCGTCGAAGACGTCGAGGCCGACGCCGCCCAGAAGGATATCCGGGAGATCAACAGCGGGATATACTGTTTCTCCTCCCCGGCGGTTTGGGACGTCCTGGAAAAGATCGGGAACCGCAACCGCCAGGGGGAATACTACCTGACCGATGCCGTTCACCTGCTGGTGAATTCGGGCGCGCCGGTCGGGACCATGTCGGTGCCCGCTTCCGAGATTCTGGGCGTCAATTCCCGCCGCCAGCTGGCGGAGGCGGAAAAGGTGTTTCAAGCCCGGGCCTGCGCCCGGTTGTGGGAGAACGGGGTGACCGTTCTCTGCCCGGAGACGGTCTACCTGGAGGCGGGAATCGAGGTCGGCCCCGACACCGTTTTGGGGCCGTTCGCCGCCGTCGAAACCGGCGCGGTCATCGGCCGCGGCTGCCGGCTGGGGCCGTTCGTCCGGGTTTGCGCGGGGGAAAAGATCGCCGACGGCGCCGTGCGCTCGGGTGCGCCGGCCAACAGGGGGGAATGA